One window of the Dryobates pubescens isolate bDryPub1 chromosome 13, bDryPub1.pri, whole genome shotgun sequence genome contains the following:
- the SAP130 gene encoding histone deacetylase complex subunit SAP130 isoform X1, which translates to MSSQQFPRSGAPPAGLGPAAPPIPTSGSAGLIAPATTVSDESSRDSEAAPREHIGPGASIQPREEKQEPVVVRPYPQVQMLTQHHPVQSGTPVTVTAPPAHLTPAVPLSFSDGLMKPPLKPTMPSRPIAPAPPSTLSAPTKVPGQVTVTMESSIPQAPTIPVATISGQQGHPSNLHHIMATNVQMSIIRSSAPGPPLHIGASHLPRGAAAAAVMSSSKVTTVLRPASQLPNAATAQPAVQHIIHQPIQSRPPVTTSSAIPPAVVATVSATRAQSPVITTTAAHATESTLSRPTLSIQQHPPSAAISIQRPAQPRDTATRITLPSHPAIGAQKPQLHTMAQKTIFSTGTPVAAATVAPILATNTIASATTAGSVSHTQAPTSTIVTMTMPSHSSHATAVTTSNIPVAKVVPQQITHTSPRIQSDYTAERSSLIPLSSHRASPNPVAMETRNDNRQSVPVQFQYFLPTYPPSAYPLTAHTYTPITSSVSTIRQYPVSAQAPNSAITAQTGVGVASTVHLNPMQLMTVDASHARHIQGIQPAPISTQGIQPAPISAQGIQPAPIGTQGLHPAAPIGTQGLQPAPISAQQPQADTKTSAVVLADGATIVANPISNTFNTASAATTVVQTHSQSASASAPAQGSSPRPSILRKKPTTDGLAVRKSLIPPQPTEVTSTRVESTMRSTSGSPRPAGAKPKPEIHVSMATPVTVSMEAVPSQGSEQPTIAVPPTSQQQPPSAIPTIIAAASPTSQPAAALSTIPGAVPAAPPTSTTIVAAPAPPSTMSGALSAVLGPAVPEIKIKEEVEPMDIMRPVSAVPPLTTSTVSPSLALLANNLSMPPSDLPPGASPRKKPRKQQHVISTEEGDMMETNSTDDEKSTAKSLIVKAEKRKSPPKEYIDEEGVRYVPVRPRPPITLLRHYRNPWKAAYHHFQRYSDVRVKEEKKAMLQDIANQKGVSCRAQGWKVHLCAAQLLQLTNLEHDVYERLTALQEGLIPKKKAATDDDLHRINELIQGNMQRCKLVMDQINEARDSMLKVLDHKDRVLKLLNKNGTVKKVSKLKRKEKV; encoded by the exons ATGAGCTCGCAGCAGTTTCCCCGATCAGGCGCGCCGCCCGCCGGCCTGGGACCAGCGGCTCCGCCCATCCCTACCAGCGGCTCCGCCGGGCTCATCGCCCCCGCCACCACAG tGAGTGATGAATCTAGTCGTGACTCAGAAGCTGCTCCTAGAGAACACATCGGCCCTGGTGCATCTATACAGCCTCGAGAAGAAAAGCAGGAACCAGTGGTGGTTCGTCCATATCCACAGGTTCAGATGTTGACACAGCACCACCCTGTCCAATCTGGtactccagtgacagtgacagcacctccagcacatTTGACTCCAGCTGTGCCACTTTCCTTTTCAGATGGACTTATGAAG CCTCCCTTGAAGCCCACCATGCCCAGCCGGCCCATTGCTCCTGCTCCACCCTCCACTCTGTCGGCTCCCACAAAGGTTCCTGGGCAAGTTACTGTGACCATGGAAAGCAGCATACCACAGGCTCCAACAATTCCTGTGGCAACAATCAGTGGGCAACAG GGACATCCTAGTAACTTGCATCACATCATGGCTACCAACGTGCAGATGTCTATCATCAGAAGTAGTGCTCCTGGGCCTCCACTACACATTGGAGCTTCACATCTACCCAGAG GTGCAGCGGCTGCTGCAGTGATGTCCAGTTCTAAAGTAACTACAGTCCTGAGACCAGCTTCACAGTTGCCAAATGCAGctacagctcagccagcagttCAGCACATCATTCATCAGCCAATCCAG TCTCGTCCTCCTGTGACAACTTCAAGCGCTATTCCTCCTGCTGTGGTGGCAACTGTCTCAGCCACAAGAGCTCAGTCCCCTGTTATAACTACAACAGCAGCACATGCTACGGAGTCAACCCTCAG tCGACCCACCCTGTCTATCCAGCAGCACCCACCTTCTGCAGCTATTAGCATCCAGCGgcctgcacagcccagggacacagcgACTCGGATTACTCTGCCCTCTCACCCAGCCATAGGAGCACAAAAGCCACAGCTCCACACCATGGCTCAG AAAACTATTTTCAGTACTGGGACTCCAGTGGCAGCAGCAACGGTGGCACCTATTTTGGCAACCAATACCATTGCTTCAGCAACCACAGCTG gtTCTGTGTCTCACACCCAAGCGCCTACAAGCACCATTGTCACCATGACAATGCCTTCCCATTCTTCCCATGCTACAGCTGTCACAACCTCAAACATCCCAGTTG CTAAAGTGGTTCCTCAGCAAATCACACATACTTCTCCCCGGATCCAGTCTGActacacagcagagaggagtagTCTCATACCCCTCTCTAGTCACCGGGCATCTCCCAACCCAGTAGCAATGGAAACCAGAAATGACAACAG GCAGTCAGTGCCTGTCCAGTTCCAGTATTTCTTACCAACATACCCACCCTCTGCCTATCCTTTGACTGCACACACCTATACTCCCAtcaccagctctgtgtccaccaTTCGCCAGTATCCAG TTTCAGCCCAGGCACCCAACTCAGCCATCACAGCTCAGACTGGCGTTGGAGTGGCCTCCACTGTCCACCTCAATCCCATGCAGTTGATGACTGTTGATGCATCCCATGCCCGTCACATCCAAGGCATTCAGCCAGCACCAATCAGCACGCAGGGAATCCAGCCAGCACCAATCAGTGCCCAGGGTATTCAGCCAGCACCAATTGGGACACAAGGACTCCACCCTGCTGCACCAATTGGCACACAGGGACTGCAGCCTGCACCAATCAGCgctcagcagccacaggctgacacCAAGACTTCAG CAGTAGTCTTGGCAGATGGAGCCACCATTGTTGCCAATCCTATTAGCAACACATTCAACACGGCTTCTGCAGCAACCACGGTTGTGCAAACCCATAGCCAGAGTGCCAGTGCCAGTgcaccagcccagggctctTCCCCGCGCCCAAGCATCCTCCGGAAGAAGCCAACCACAGATGG GCTGGCAGTTCGGAAAAGCTTAATTCCACCTCAGCCAACTGAAGTAACAAGCACACGCGTCGAGAGCACCATGCGAAGCACATCTGGATCACCGAGGCCTGCTGG TGCCAAGCCAAAACCTGAAATTCATGTGTCTATGGCCACTCCAGTCACTGTGTCTATGGAAGCAGTGCCCAGCCAAGGCAGCGAGCAGCCTACCATTGCAGTCCCCCctacctcccagcagcagcccccctctGCCATTCCAACAATCATTGCAGCAGCCAGTCCCACCtcgcagcctgcagcagcactgtccaCCATTCCAggagctgtcccagctgctccACCAACTTCTACCACAATTGTGGCAGCACCTGCTCCTCCATCAACCATGAGTGGTGCTctgtcagcagtgctgggtcctgcagtaCCAGAGATAAAAATCAAAGAGGAAGTGGAGCCTATGGACATAATGCGACCAGTATCTG CAGTCCCTCCTTTGACTACAAGTACGGTGTCTCCATCTTTGGCATTGCTGGCCAACAACCTTTCAATGCCTCCGAGTGATTTGCCACCTGGTGCCTCCCCAAGGAAGAAACCCCGTAAGCAGCAGCACGTCATCTCCACAGAGGAAGGGGACATGATGGAAACAAACAGCACTGATGATGAGAAATCCACTGCCAAAAGCTTGATAGTGAAGGCAGAGAAGCGAAAGTCTCCTCCAAAGGAGTACATAG ATGAGGAAGGTGTAAGATACGTCCCCGTGCGTCCCAGGCCGCCCATCACACTGCTCCGCCATTACCGCAACCCTTGGAAAGCTGCTTACCACCACTTCCAGAGATACAGTGATGTCCGGGTGAAAG AAGAGAAGAAGGCTATGCTACAGGACATTGCCAACCAGAAGGGTGTATCCTGTCGTGCTCAAGGGTGGAAGGTCCAtctctgtgcagcacagctaCTACAGCTG ACAAACCTGGAGCATGATGTGTATGAGAGGCTGACTGCCCTGCAGGAGGGACTCATTCCAAAGAAGAAGGCAGCGACCGATGATGACTTGCATCGAATCAATGAACTGATCCAG GGGAATATGCAGAGGTGTAAACTTGTGATGGATCAAATCAATGAGGCTCGAGACTCCATGCTAAAGGTCTTGGATCACAAGGATCGTGTTTTGAAGCTTCTAAACAAGAACGGAACTGTCAAGAAAGTGTCCAAACTAAAGCGAAAGGAGAAGGTCTAA
- the SAP130 gene encoding histone deacetylase complex subunit SAP130 isoform X5: protein MSSQQFPRSGAPPAGLGPAAPPIPTSGSAGLIAPATTVSDESSRDSEAAPREHIGPGASIQPREEKQEPVVVRPYPQVQMLTQHHPVQSGTPVTVTAPPAHLTPAVPLSFSDGLMKPPLKPTMPSRPIAPAPPSTLSAPTKVPGQVTVTMESSIPQAPTIPVATISGQQGHPSNLHHIMATNVQMSIIRSSAPGPPLHIGASHLPRGAAAAAVMSSSKVTTVLRPASQLPNAATAQPAVQHIIHQPIQSRPPVTTSSAIPPAVVATVSATRAQSPVITTTAAHATESTLSRPTLSIQQHPPSAAISIQRPAQPRDTATRITLPSHPAIGAQKPQLHTMAQKTIFSTGTPVAAATVAPILATNTIASATTAGSVSHTQAPTSTIVTMTMPSHSSHATAVTTSNIPVAKVVPQQITHTSPRIQSDYTAERSSLIPLSSHRASPNPVAMETRNDNRQSVPVQFQYFLPTYPPSAYPLTAHTYTPITSSVSTIRQYPVSAQAPNSAITAQTGVGVASTVHLNPMQLMTVDASHARHIQGIQPAPISTQGIQPAPISAQGIQPAPIGTQGLHPAAPIGTQGLQPAPISAQQPQADTKTSAVVLADGATIVANPISNTFNTASAATTVVQTHSQSASASAPAQGSSPRPSILRKKPTTDGLAVRKSLIPPQPTEVTSTRVESTMRSTSGSPRPAGAKPKPEIHVSMATPVTVSMEAVPSQGSEQPTIAVPPTSQQQPPSAIPTIIAAASPTSQPAAALSTIPGAVPAAPPTSTTIVAAPAPPSTMSGALSAVLGPAVPEIKIKEEVEPMDIMRPVSAVPPLTTSTVSPSLALLANNLSMPPSDLPPGASPRKKPRKQQHVISTEEGDMMETNSTDDEKSTAKSLIVKAEKRKSPPKEYIDEEGVRYVPVRPRPPITLLRHYRNPWKAAYHHFQRYSDVRVKEEKKAMLQDIANQKGVSCRAQGWKVHLCAAQLLQLMIKIGNSLLLMHRSEEASVWDGAADLRRQH, encoded by the exons ATGAGCTCGCAGCAGTTTCCCCGATCAGGCGCGCCGCCCGCCGGCCTGGGACCAGCGGCTCCGCCCATCCCTACCAGCGGCTCCGCCGGGCTCATCGCCCCCGCCACCACAG tGAGTGATGAATCTAGTCGTGACTCAGAAGCTGCTCCTAGAGAACACATCGGCCCTGGTGCATCTATACAGCCTCGAGAAGAAAAGCAGGAACCAGTGGTGGTTCGTCCATATCCACAGGTTCAGATGTTGACACAGCACCACCCTGTCCAATCTGGtactccagtgacagtgacagcacctccagcacatTTGACTCCAGCTGTGCCACTTTCCTTTTCAGATGGACTTATGAAG CCTCCCTTGAAGCCCACCATGCCCAGCCGGCCCATTGCTCCTGCTCCACCCTCCACTCTGTCGGCTCCCACAAAGGTTCCTGGGCAAGTTACTGTGACCATGGAAAGCAGCATACCACAGGCTCCAACAATTCCTGTGGCAACAATCAGTGGGCAACAG GGACATCCTAGTAACTTGCATCACATCATGGCTACCAACGTGCAGATGTCTATCATCAGAAGTAGTGCTCCTGGGCCTCCACTACACATTGGAGCTTCACATCTACCCAGAG GTGCAGCGGCTGCTGCAGTGATGTCCAGTTCTAAAGTAACTACAGTCCTGAGACCAGCTTCACAGTTGCCAAATGCAGctacagctcagccagcagttCAGCACATCATTCATCAGCCAATCCAG TCTCGTCCTCCTGTGACAACTTCAAGCGCTATTCCTCCTGCTGTGGTGGCAACTGTCTCAGCCACAAGAGCTCAGTCCCCTGTTATAACTACAACAGCAGCACATGCTACGGAGTCAACCCTCAG tCGACCCACCCTGTCTATCCAGCAGCACCCACCTTCTGCAGCTATTAGCATCCAGCGgcctgcacagcccagggacacagcgACTCGGATTACTCTGCCCTCTCACCCAGCCATAGGAGCACAAAAGCCACAGCTCCACACCATGGCTCAG AAAACTATTTTCAGTACTGGGACTCCAGTGGCAGCAGCAACGGTGGCACCTATTTTGGCAACCAATACCATTGCTTCAGCAACCACAGCTG gtTCTGTGTCTCACACCCAAGCGCCTACAAGCACCATTGTCACCATGACAATGCCTTCCCATTCTTCCCATGCTACAGCTGTCACAACCTCAAACATCCCAGTTG CTAAAGTGGTTCCTCAGCAAATCACACATACTTCTCCCCGGATCCAGTCTGActacacagcagagaggagtagTCTCATACCCCTCTCTAGTCACCGGGCATCTCCCAACCCAGTAGCAATGGAAACCAGAAATGACAACAG GCAGTCAGTGCCTGTCCAGTTCCAGTATTTCTTACCAACATACCCACCCTCTGCCTATCCTTTGACTGCACACACCTATACTCCCAtcaccagctctgtgtccaccaTTCGCCAGTATCCAG TTTCAGCCCAGGCACCCAACTCAGCCATCACAGCTCAGACTGGCGTTGGAGTGGCCTCCACTGTCCACCTCAATCCCATGCAGTTGATGACTGTTGATGCATCCCATGCCCGTCACATCCAAGGCATTCAGCCAGCACCAATCAGCACGCAGGGAATCCAGCCAGCACCAATCAGTGCCCAGGGTATTCAGCCAGCACCAATTGGGACACAAGGACTCCACCCTGCTGCACCAATTGGCACACAGGGACTGCAGCCTGCACCAATCAGCgctcagcagccacaggctgacacCAAGACTTCAG CAGTAGTCTTGGCAGATGGAGCCACCATTGTTGCCAATCCTATTAGCAACACATTCAACACGGCTTCTGCAGCAACCACGGTTGTGCAAACCCATAGCCAGAGTGCCAGTGCCAGTgcaccagcccagggctctTCCCCGCGCCCAAGCATCCTCCGGAAGAAGCCAACCACAGATGG GCTGGCAGTTCGGAAAAGCTTAATTCCACCTCAGCCAACTGAAGTAACAAGCACACGCGTCGAGAGCACCATGCGAAGCACATCTGGATCACCGAGGCCTGCTGG TGCCAAGCCAAAACCTGAAATTCATGTGTCTATGGCCACTCCAGTCACTGTGTCTATGGAAGCAGTGCCCAGCCAAGGCAGCGAGCAGCCTACCATTGCAGTCCCCCctacctcccagcagcagcccccctctGCCATTCCAACAATCATTGCAGCAGCCAGTCCCACCtcgcagcctgcagcagcactgtccaCCATTCCAggagctgtcccagctgctccACCAACTTCTACCACAATTGTGGCAGCACCTGCTCCTCCATCAACCATGAGTGGTGCTctgtcagcagtgctgggtcctgcagtaCCAGAGATAAAAATCAAAGAGGAAGTGGAGCCTATGGACATAATGCGACCAGTATCTG CAGTCCCTCCTTTGACTACAAGTACGGTGTCTCCATCTTTGGCATTGCTGGCCAACAACCTTTCAATGCCTCCGAGTGATTTGCCACCTGGTGCCTCCCCAAGGAAGAAACCCCGTAAGCAGCAGCACGTCATCTCCACAGAGGAAGGGGACATGATGGAAACAAACAGCACTGATGATGAGAAATCCACTGCCAAAAGCTTGATAGTGAAGGCAGAGAAGCGAAAGTCTCCTCCAAAGGAGTACATAG ATGAGGAAGGTGTAAGATACGTCCCCGTGCGTCCCAGGCCGCCCATCACACTGCTCCGCCATTACCGCAACCCTTGGAAAGCTGCTTACCACCACTTCCAGAGATACAGTGATGTCCGGGTGAAAG AAGAGAAGAAGGCTATGCTACAGGACATTGCCAACCAGAAGGGTGTATCCTGTCGTGCTCAAGGGTGGAAGGTCCAtctctgtgcagcacagctaCTACAGCTG ATGATCAAAATTGGCAACTCCCTCCTGCTGATGCACAGGTCTGAAGAAGCGTCTGTTTGGGATGGTGCGGCTGATCTGAGGAGGCAGCACTGA
- the SAP130 gene encoding histone deacetylase complex subunit SAP130 isoform X6: protein MSSQQFPRSGAPPAGLGPAAPPIPTSGSAGLIAPATTVSDESSRDSEAAPREHIGPGASIQPREEKQEPVVVRPYPQVQMLTQHHPVQSGTPVTVTAPPAHLTPAVPLSFSDGLMKPPLKPTMPSRPIAPAPPSTLSAPTKVPGQVTVTMESSIPQAPTIPVATISGQQGHPSNLHHIMATNVQMSIIRSSAPGPPLHIGASHLPRGAAAAAVMSSSKVTTVLRPASQLPNAATAQPAVQHIIHQPIQSRPPVTTSSAIPPAVVATVSATRAQSPVITTTAAHATESTLSRPTLSIQQHPPSAAISIQRPAQPRDTATRITLPSHPAIGAQKPQLHTMAQKTIFSTGTPVAAATVAPILATNTIASATTAGSVSHTQAPTSTIVTMTMPSHSSHATAVTTSNIPVAKVVPQQITHTSPRIQSDYTAERSSLIPLSSHRASPNPVAMETRNDNRQSVPVQFQYFLPTYPPSAYPLTAHTYTPITSSVSTIRQYPVSAQAPNSAITAQTGVGVASTVHLNPMQLMTVDASHARHIQGIQPAPISTQGIQPAPISAQGIQPAPIGTQGLHPAAPIGTQGLQPAPISAQQPQADTKTSAVVLADGATIVANPISNTFNTASAATTVVQTHSQSASASAPAQGSSPRPSILRKKPTTDGLAVRKSLIPPQPTEVTSTRVESTMRSTSGSPRPAGAKPKPEIHVSMATPVTVSMEAVPSQGSEQPTIAVPPTSQQQPPSAIPTIIAAASPTSQPAAALSTIPGAVPAAPPTSTTIVAAPAPPSTMSGALSAVLGPAVPEIKIKEEVEPMDIMRPVSAVPPLTTSTVSPSLALLANNLSMPPSDLPPGASPRKKPRKQQHVISTEEGDMMETNSTDDEKSTAKSLIVKAEKRKSPPKEYIDEEGVRYVPVRPRPPITLLRHYRNPWKAAYHHFQRYSDVRVKEEKKAMLQDIANQKGVSCRAQGWKVHLCAAQLLQLV from the exons ATGAGCTCGCAGCAGTTTCCCCGATCAGGCGCGCCGCCCGCCGGCCTGGGACCAGCGGCTCCGCCCATCCCTACCAGCGGCTCCGCCGGGCTCATCGCCCCCGCCACCACAG tGAGTGATGAATCTAGTCGTGACTCAGAAGCTGCTCCTAGAGAACACATCGGCCCTGGTGCATCTATACAGCCTCGAGAAGAAAAGCAGGAACCAGTGGTGGTTCGTCCATATCCACAGGTTCAGATGTTGACACAGCACCACCCTGTCCAATCTGGtactccagtgacagtgacagcacctccagcacatTTGACTCCAGCTGTGCCACTTTCCTTTTCAGATGGACTTATGAAG CCTCCCTTGAAGCCCACCATGCCCAGCCGGCCCATTGCTCCTGCTCCACCCTCCACTCTGTCGGCTCCCACAAAGGTTCCTGGGCAAGTTACTGTGACCATGGAAAGCAGCATACCACAGGCTCCAACAATTCCTGTGGCAACAATCAGTGGGCAACAG GGACATCCTAGTAACTTGCATCACATCATGGCTACCAACGTGCAGATGTCTATCATCAGAAGTAGTGCTCCTGGGCCTCCACTACACATTGGAGCTTCACATCTACCCAGAG GTGCAGCGGCTGCTGCAGTGATGTCCAGTTCTAAAGTAACTACAGTCCTGAGACCAGCTTCACAGTTGCCAAATGCAGctacagctcagccagcagttCAGCACATCATTCATCAGCCAATCCAG TCTCGTCCTCCTGTGACAACTTCAAGCGCTATTCCTCCTGCTGTGGTGGCAACTGTCTCAGCCACAAGAGCTCAGTCCCCTGTTATAACTACAACAGCAGCACATGCTACGGAGTCAACCCTCAG tCGACCCACCCTGTCTATCCAGCAGCACCCACCTTCTGCAGCTATTAGCATCCAGCGgcctgcacagcccagggacacagcgACTCGGATTACTCTGCCCTCTCACCCAGCCATAGGAGCACAAAAGCCACAGCTCCACACCATGGCTCAG AAAACTATTTTCAGTACTGGGACTCCAGTGGCAGCAGCAACGGTGGCACCTATTTTGGCAACCAATACCATTGCTTCAGCAACCACAGCTG gtTCTGTGTCTCACACCCAAGCGCCTACAAGCACCATTGTCACCATGACAATGCCTTCCCATTCTTCCCATGCTACAGCTGTCACAACCTCAAACATCCCAGTTG CTAAAGTGGTTCCTCAGCAAATCACACATACTTCTCCCCGGATCCAGTCTGActacacagcagagaggagtagTCTCATACCCCTCTCTAGTCACCGGGCATCTCCCAACCCAGTAGCAATGGAAACCAGAAATGACAACAG GCAGTCAGTGCCTGTCCAGTTCCAGTATTTCTTACCAACATACCCACCCTCTGCCTATCCTTTGACTGCACACACCTATACTCCCAtcaccagctctgtgtccaccaTTCGCCAGTATCCAG TTTCAGCCCAGGCACCCAACTCAGCCATCACAGCTCAGACTGGCGTTGGAGTGGCCTCCACTGTCCACCTCAATCCCATGCAGTTGATGACTGTTGATGCATCCCATGCCCGTCACATCCAAGGCATTCAGCCAGCACCAATCAGCACGCAGGGAATCCAGCCAGCACCAATCAGTGCCCAGGGTATTCAGCCAGCACCAATTGGGACACAAGGACTCCACCCTGCTGCACCAATTGGCACACAGGGACTGCAGCCTGCACCAATCAGCgctcagcagccacaggctgacacCAAGACTTCAG CAGTAGTCTTGGCAGATGGAGCCACCATTGTTGCCAATCCTATTAGCAACACATTCAACACGGCTTCTGCAGCAACCACGGTTGTGCAAACCCATAGCCAGAGTGCCAGTGCCAGTgcaccagcccagggctctTCCCCGCGCCCAAGCATCCTCCGGAAGAAGCCAACCACAGATGG GCTGGCAGTTCGGAAAAGCTTAATTCCACCTCAGCCAACTGAAGTAACAAGCACACGCGTCGAGAGCACCATGCGAAGCACATCTGGATCACCGAGGCCTGCTGG TGCCAAGCCAAAACCTGAAATTCATGTGTCTATGGCCACTCCAGTCACTGTGTCTATGGAAGCAGTGCCCAGCCAAGGCAGCGAGCAGCCTACCATTGCAGTCCCCCctacctcccagcagcagcccccctctGCCATTCCAACAATCATTGCAGCAGCCAGTCCCACCtcgcagcctgcagcagcactgtccaCCATTCCAggagctgtcccagctgctccACCAACTTCTACCACAATTGTGGCAGCACCTGCTCCTCCATCAACCATGAGTGGTGCTctgtcagcagtgctgggtcctgcagtaCCAGAGATAAAAATCAAAGAGGAAGTGGAGCCTATGGACATAATGCGACCAGTATCTG CAGTCCCTCCTTTGACTACAAGTACGGTGTCTCCATCTTTGGCATTGCTGGCCAACAACCTTTCAATGCCTCCGAGTGATTTGCCACCTGGTGCCTCCCCAAGGAAGAAACCCCGTAAGCAGCAGCACGTCATCTCCACAGAGGAAGGGGACATGATGGAAACAAACAGCACTGATGATGAGAAATCCACTGCCAAAAGCTTGATAGTGAAGGCAGAGAAGCGAAAGTCTCCTCCAAAGGAGTACATAG ATGAGGAAGGTGTAAGATACGTCCCCGTGCGTCCCAGGCCGCCCATCACACTGCTCCGCCATTACCGCAACCCTTGGAAAGCTGCTTACCACCACTTCCAGAGATACAGTGATGTCCGGGTGAAAG AAGAGAAGAAGGCTATGCTACAGGACATTGCCAACCAGAAGGGTGTATCCTGTCGTGCTCAAGGGTGGAAGGTCCAtctctgtgcagcacagctaCTACAGCTG GTCTGA